A window from Primulina huaijiensis isolate GDHJ02 chromosome 13, ASM1229523v2, whole genome shotgun sequence encodes these proteins:
- the LOC140991384 gene encoding alpha-L-arabinofuranosidase 1-like, protein MALCIITHTTQIQVSSFINLAWTMIYSLQVCFQVIVFNFSNWIFSSYRIIHRLLVLYSLNRGLIIESSEEEMDPSRTSYATLLFMIIGFCVACQCCSSGIDVKQTASLFINASEKSLRQIPRTMFGISFEEINHAGTGGLWGELVNNRGFEAGGQNTPSNFNPWTILGNESLLHVSTDRSSCFDRNKVALRMEVLCDISGDNICPAQGVGLYNPGFWGMNIEEGKTYKVTLYISSSRPIEISVSFIGSKGQQILATGNINAGNVTNWTKKEISLVAQGTDRNSRLQFTTRKKGIIWFDQVSAMPLSTHKGHGFRADLFNMLVDLKPGFIRFPGGSFVEGEWLANAFRWKETIGPWEERPGHFGDVWQYWTDDGLGFFEYLQLAEDLGALPVWVFNNGISLNDQVDTSLILPFVQDILDAIEFARGDSKSKWGSVRVAMGHTEPFDLRYVAVGNQDCGSKNYRGNYNKFYNAIKRIYPDIKIISNCDGSNQQLDHPADLYDFHVYTNANTMFSMAHNFDHTSRRGPKAFVSEYAVTGNDAGRGSLLKALAEAGFLIGLETNSDVVEMASNAPLFVNANDWSFNPDAIVFDSSEAYGTPSYWMQHFFKESNGAILLDSKLQADPSTSIVTSAISWNDSDKNKSYVRIKVVNLGSNKLPLKISVNGVGKNSFESKGSQMTILTSTNVKDENSFSEPKKVVPITIPLKNVGNNMNVVLPPYSLTSMDLLKKPISIYLVGSDAAENTM, encoded by the exons ATGGCACTTTGCATCATCACGCACACAACACAAATACAGGTTTCTTCCTTCATTAATCTGGCCTGGACTATGATCTACAGCCTGCAGGTATGTTTTCAAGTGATCGTCTTTAATTTTTCCAACTGGATCTTCTCTTCTTACCGGATCATTCATCGCCTTCTGGTTCTTTATAG CTTAAATAGGGGGCTGATAATCGAAAGTAGTGAGGAAGAGATGGACCCGAGTCGCACTTCCTATGCTACCCTACTTTTCATGATTATTGGATTCTGCGTAGCTTGTCAGTGTTGTTCTAGTGGAATCGATGTAAAACAGACCGCATCGTTGTTCATAAACGCATCTGAAAAGTCACTTCGACAAATACCTCGTACCATGTTTGGTATATCATTTGAG GAGATCAATCATGCTGGGACTGGAGGACTGTGGGGAGAGCTAGTCAATAACCGAG GTTTCGAGGCCGGAGGCCAGAATACTCCATCAAACTTTAATCCTTGGACGATCCTTGGGAATGAGTCGTTGTTACATGTTTCAACAGACCGTTCATCCTGCTTCGACAGAAATAAGGTTGCACTTCGAATGGAGGTTTTGTGCGACATTAGTGGTGACAATATTTGTCCAGCACAAGGAGTTGGCTTATATAATCCTGGATTCTGGGGAATG AATATAGAAGAAGGAAAGACATATAAAGTGACCCTATATATTAGTTCATCGCGACCAATTGAAATATCTGTATCATTTATCGGTTCAAAAGGACAACAGATATTAGCCACGGGAAATATAAA CGCTGGTAATGTCACAAACTGGACAAAAAAGGAGATCTCCTTAGTAGCACAGGGAACAGATCGTAACTCAAGATTGCAGTTTACGACAAGAAAAAAGGGTATTATATGGTTTGATCAAGTGTCAGCTATGCCTTTAAGCACACATAAG GGACATGGATTCCGAGCCGATCTTTTCAACATGCTTGTGGACTTGAAGCCAGGTTTTATCAGATTTCCAG GGGGTTCCTTTGTCGAAGGAGAATGGCTAGCCAATGCATTTCGATGGAAAGAAACTATCGGACCATGGGAAGAGAGACCGGGGCATTTTGGAGATGTTTGGCAGTATTGGACTGATGATGGGCTCGGTTTTTTTGAGTATCTCCAG CTCGCAGAAGATTTAGGTGCACTACCGGTTTGGGTGTTCAATAATG GAATCAGTCTTAATGATCAAGTTGACACTTCCCTCATTTTACCTTTTGTGCAA GACATTCTGGATGCTATTGAATTTGCTCGAGGAGACTCCAAGTCTAAGTGGGGTTCTGTTCGAGTTGCAATGGGACACACAGAGCCGTTTGATTTACGATACGTCGCTGTTGGAAATCAAGATTGTGGAAGCAAGAATTATCGAG GAAATTACAATAAGTTCTACAACGCGATAAAACGAATCTACCCAGATATCAAGATTATCTCGAACTGTGATGGCTCAAATCAGCAGCTGGATCACCCTGCAGATTTGTACGATTTTCAT GTGTACACGAATGCGAATACTATGTTTTCGATGGCTCACAACTTTGATCACACCTCACGTCGTGGCCCAAAG GCTTTTGTGAGTGAGTACGCAGTGACTGGAAATGATGCAGGAAGGGGAAGTCTTTTAAAGGCACTTGCTGAGGCTGGTTTTCTTATTGGGCTAGAGACAAATAG CGACGTCGTTGAAATGGCAAGCAATGCACCTTTGTTTGTTAACGCCAATGATTGGAG TTTCAATCCAGATGCTATAGTATTTGATTCTTCAGAGGCATATGGAACTCCTAGTTATTGGATGCAACATTTCTTCAAAGAATCAAATGGTGCCATTCTACTTGATTCCAAACTGCAAGCCGACCCATCAACCTCTATAGTCACATCTGCTATTTCTTGGAATGATTCAGACAAAAACAAAAGTTATGTGAGGATAAAG GTTGTGAACTTAGGTAGCAACAAATTGCCTCTCAAGATTTCAGTTAATGGGGTGGGAAAGAATTCATTTGAATCAAAAGGGTCCCAAATGACCATTTTGACATCCACCAATGTGAAGGATGAAAATTCTTTCAGTGAGCCTAAAAAG GTGGTACCAATTACAATTCCACTTAAAAATGTTGGCAACAATATGAATGTCGTTTTGCCTCCATATTCTTTAACTTCAATGGACTTGTTGAAAAAACCAATTTCTATCTATCTTGTAGGATCCGATGCTGCTGAAAATACTATGTAA
- the LOC140991917 gene encoding E3 ubiquitin protein ligase RIE1-like translates to MNRDYQRFFRGGDDLRPTRNSIATSLTPPFARIATNSDQHRILVDNEQEIYSIDDDREEDDLASQIGRDCGYSKPFLFLDMIWNLAFVLVSAFVILTTMQERPSTPLRVWISGYALQCILHMGFVWAEYQRRSLDDDFEGFQDYNFYGVFSSLCHNRIFQKLESVNTVLSSIWWVFGFYWIVIGGQLLLQDSPRLYWLSVVFLAFDVFFLIFCIVVACIVFLVLFCCFPILATVAYAMTIGDGASENDIRSLPKYLFRHQNHTFENERKQVQLTPLSSHSNSMAELFLPSEDSECCICLYKYIDGVELCSLPCNHHFHHKCIAKWLRVNATCPLCKLNILRGDMLV, encoded by the exons ATGAACCGAGATTACCAGCGTTTTTTCCGAGGTGGTGACGATTTGAGGCCCACCAGAAACTCCATAGCCACCTCACTCACACCCCCTTTTGCAAGAATAGCCACCAATTCTGACCAGCATAGGATCTTGGTTGATAATGAACAAGAAATTTACAGTATTGATGACGATCGTGAGGAGGATGATTTAGCATCTCAAATTGGTAGGGATTGTGGCTATTCAAAACCCTTTCTGTTTCTTGATATGATATGGAATTTGGCATTTGTTCTGGTCTCTGCCTTTGTGATTTTAACCACCATGCAAGAGAGGCCTTCCACTCCTTTGAGAGTGTGGATTAGTGGGTATGCTTTGCAATGCATTCTGCACATGGGGTTTGTGTGGGCTGAGTATCAAAGGCGGAGTCTTGATGATGATTTTGAAGGTTTTCaagattataatttttatgGGGTGTTCTCTTCTCTCTGTCACAACAG GATATTCCAAAAGTTGGAGTCCGTCAATACTGTTCTTTCATCAATCTGGTGGGTCTTTGGATTCTATTGGATAGTGATTGGAGGCCAGCTGCTTCTGCAAGATTCTCCACGTTTATACTG GCTATCGGTAGTGTTTTTAGCATTCGACGTGTTCTTTCTGATCTTCTGCATTGTGGTGGCTTGTATTGTTTTTCTGGTGCTGTTCTGTTGCTTTCCCATCTTAGCTACAGTCGCTTACGCAATGACTATTGGGGATGGGGCCTCGGAAAATGATATCAGATCTcttccaaaatatttatttcgcCACCAAAATCACACGTTCGAAAACGAAAGGAAACAAGTTCAGTTAACACCACTGTCAAGCCACAGCAATTCCATGGCTGAGCTTTTTCTTCCTTCAGAGGATTCT GAATGCTGCATATGCCTATACAAATATATAGATGGGGTGGAGTTATGTTCACTTCCCTGCAACCATCATTTCCACCATAAATGCATTGCTAAATGGCTCCGTGTCAACGCGACGTGCCCTCTCTGCAAACTTAACATTCTTCGGGGCGACATGTTGGTCTGA
- the LOC140991276 gene encoding large ribosomal subunit protein cL37-like translates to MALLFTASLFYPSSSPSSTPASVAKFFSLGNNFINKHPKPSVGHMIRAPLVPKSRGALIVKASSDVDGTESSAPDSPTPKDTNETVPVENLPLESKIKMNLEQKMKMKIAKKIRLRRKRLLRKRLLRKKGRWPPSKLKKNKNV, encoded by the exons ATGGCTCTCCTTTTCACCGCTTCACTCTTCTATCCTTCGTCTTCTCCATCTTCGACTCCAGCATCAGTTGCTAAGT TCTTCAGTTTGGGCAACAACTTCATCAATAAGCATCCAAAACCGTCTGTTGGACACATGATTCGAGCACCTCTTGTTCCGAAAAGCAGAGGTGCATTGATTGTTAAGGCATCTTCTGATGTTGATGGAACTGAATCCAGTGCTCCCGATTCTCCTACTCCTAAGGACACAAATGAAACTGTGCCTGTTGAGAATCTTCCTTTGGAATCCAAGATTAAGATGAATCTTGAGCAgaagatgaaaatgaaaatagCAAAGAAAATCAGATTAAGGAGAAAGAGGCTTCTGAGGAAGCGCCTTTTGAGGAAGAAGGGACGATGGCCGCCTTCAAAGTTGAAGAAAAACAAGAACGTGTAA
- the LOC140991409 gene encoding aladin, translated as MPSFPQPGKVTIGEINRELVTADHLSDDQARETYGEILGTVFGPVPFESDSILGTEAEQIDVLPRQGNLGILSAVVQVLMSGSVKPLFEPADVKLLQYVDLHAVSWHSHKRILAFISGPHQVTICDYDDSDGKSPCVLSSESQKDVKFIEWRPNDGKTLSVACKGGICIWAASYPGNIASVRSVVTSSIISRSSSTRWTLVDFLRSDDNEQISALAWSPNGRYLASAAFENSSFTIWDVAQGLGTPFRRGLGGISMLSWSPCGDYFFAAKFDGTFYLWETNTWTSEPWSSKNGYVTGATWDPDGRMILLSFSESSTLGSIHFASKAPSLDAHLIPVELPEIKSLTGSQVIKNIAWDASGERLAASYVDGDELYKGLVALFDVKRTPLISTSLIGFIRGPGDNPKPLAFGFYNKFKQGPLLSVSWSTGYCCTYPLIFR; from the exons ATGCCTTCGTTTCCTCAGCCAGGCAAGGTCACAATCGGCGAAATCAACAGAGAACTTG TCACTGCGGACCATCTCAGCGATGATCAGGCCAGGGAGACCTACGGGGAAATTCTC GGAACTGTATTTGGTCCAGTTCCATTTGAGTCAGATAGTATTTTGGGCACTGAAGCTGAACAGATAGATGTTTTGCCACGGCAAGGCAATTTAGGTATTCTATCTGCAGTGGTACAGGTGCTGATGAGCGGTTCTGTGAAGCCCCTTTTTGAGCCAGCTGAT GTAAAATTACTACAATATGTTGATCTTCATGCTGTAAGTTGGCACAGCCATAAGCGTATTTTAGCATTTATTTCTGGACCACATCAGGTGACAATTTGTGATTATGATGATTCTG ATGGGAAGTCTCCTTGTGTATTGTCCAGCGAGTCACAAAAAGATGTGAAATTTATTGAGTGGAGACCAAATGATGGGAAAACACTTTCTGTTGCATGCAA GGGTGGCATTTGCATTTGGGCTGCTTCTTATCCTGGTAATATCGCATCTGTAAGATCCGTGGTGACGTCAAGCATCATTTCTAGAAGTTCTAGCACTAGATGGACTCTAGTGGATTTCCTTCGAAGTGATGATAATGAACAAATAAGTGCGCTTGCATGGAGCCCTAATGGAAG ATATTTGGCATCAGCTGCATTTGAGAATTCATCTTTCACCATATGGGATGTAGCACAAG GACTGGGCACTCCTTTCCGACGAGGTTTAGGAGGCATATCGATGCTGAGTTGGTCTCCGTGTGGGGATTATTTTTTTGCTGCAAAATT TGATGGGACATTTTATCTGTGGGAAACAAACACGTGGACATCAGAACCATGGTCCTCAAAGAATGGATATGTCACG GGTGCAACGTGGGATCCTGATGGGCGTATGATACTTCTTTCTTTTTCAGAATCTTCAACTTTAGGTTCCATTCACTTTGCATCAAAAGCTCCATCACTGG ATGCACACCTCATACCTGTTGAGCTGCCTGAAATAAAATCTTTGACGGGCAG TCAAGTTATTAAGAATATAGCTTGGGATGCCTCAGGAGAGCGATTGGCAGCATCATATGTGGATGGTGATGAGTTATACAAAGGACTTGTAGCTTTATTTGATGTTAAAAGAACACCCTTAATTTCAACATCATTGAT TGGATTCATCAGAGGTCCTGGGGACAATCCAAAGCCATTGGCCTTTGGGTTCTACAATAAGTTCAAACAAGGACCATTGCTTTCAGTG AGTTGGAGCACTGGATATTGCTGCACCTATCCTCTTATATTTCGATGA